The following are encoded together in the Gammaproteobacteria bacterium genome:
- a CDS encoding OadG family transporter subunit gives MEIEALLTQSLQLLGLGMGTVFIILILLIAIISMVSKIVPEEIVKPPEVIKSTVDNKHIAAISAAIHLHKKNR, from the coding sequence ATGGAAATTGAAGCACTTTTGACGCAGAGCTTGCAGTTACTGGGCCTGGGTATGGGCACGGTGTTTATCATTCTGATTTTGCTGATCGCGATTATTTCCATGGTGTCAAAAATAGTCCCCGAAGAGATTGTAAAGCCACCTGAGGTCATAAAAAGCACTGTCGACAATAAACATATCGCCGCAATATCCGCAGCAATCCATCTACATAAAAAGAACAGGTAG
- a CDS encoding host attachment protein, protein MSICVVVADGSKARILVAESGQSPLIDDRDFIHPESRLREQDLVSDGTGSESDAGGYGKHSMGHERTAHDKEMKNFADELCVEIDRLRQGSDLRRVYLVASPKFLGLLRSSMNKQCSALLEGEISKDLVNHSIDDIRSHLPKRL, encoded by the coding sequence ATGTCCATATGTGTTGTGGTCGCAGACGGCAGTAAGGCAAGAATTCTGGTGGCTGAGAGCGGGCAAAGCCCGTTGATCGATGACAGGGATTTCATTCATCCGGAGAGCCGCCTGCGCGAGCAGGACCTTGTCAGCGATGGAACCGGTAGCGAATCCGATGCAGGGGGATATGGTAAACATTCCATGGGGCATGAAAGAACGGCTCACGACAAGGAGATGAAAAATTTTGCCGATGAATTATGTGTTGAAATTGACAGGCTTCGACAAGGCAGCGACCTGCGCAGGGTTTACCTTGTCGCATCACCGAAATTCCTGGGTTTGCTGCGCTCTTCTATGAACAAACAATGCAGCGCGCTGCTCGAGGGCGAGATAAGCAAGGACCTGGTCAACCACAGTATTGACGACATTCGTTCTCATTTACCGAAACGACTCTAA
- a CDS encoding DMT family transporter, whose product MKSTHLKGLLITACGVLVISPDGLLTRLIVTDHWTMIFWRALFLSFGMWLVISFAYPNRVWQQYRTVKGPGLWMVTAYSLGTISFIFAITHTSVANTLIILSTTPLFAAIIGRLLLHEKIQPRTIIAILLVATGITIMTSGSVNQQNGLLGDLAAILGSFFLACGFSFVRRFPQVSAFSAISCSGLLTALVILPFAAPLSVSQADLGYLMVMGLYMLPIGTALMFLGPRYIPAPEVGLLLLLESILGPVWVWLALGEEPGASTLLGGAIVISTLVVNTIWALKFPRLEPAAI is encoded by the coding sequence ATGAAGTCGACACATTTGAAAGGCTTGCTGATCACAGCATGTGGGGTCCTGGTGATTTCTCCCGATGGGCTGCTGACGCGCCTGATCGTGACGGATCACTGGACCATGATTTTCTGGCGCGCGCTGTTTCTGTCCTTTGGCATGTGGCTGGTAATCAGTTTTGCCTACCCCAACCGGGTATGGCAGCAGTATAGAACGGTCAAGGGCCCCGGGTTATGGATGGTCACAGCCTATTCACTGGGTACGATTTCTTTTATTTTTGCGATTACGCATACCAGTGTCGCCAACACGTTAATCATCCTCAGTACCACACCTCTGTTCGCGGCTATTATCGGGCGCCTTTTGCTGCATGAGAAAATCCAGCCACGAACCATCATCGCCATTTTGCTGGTGGCGACCGGGATAACGATTATGACGTCGGGCAGTGTTAATCAGCAGAACGGGTTGCTGGGGGACCTCGCGGCAATTCTGGGCTCGTTTTTTCTGGCCTGCGGCTTTAGCTTCGTGCGCCGTTTTCCGCAGGTTTCGGCATTTTCGGCAATATCCTGCAGCGGCCTGTTAACGGCATTGGTAATACTGCCTTTCGCCGCACCGCTGTCGGTCTCCCAGGCGGACCTGGGGTACCTGATGGTCATGGGTTTATACATGTTGCCCATCGGCACCGCGCTAATGTTTCTCGGACCACGCTATATCCCCGCGCCTGAAGTGGGCCTGCTGTTATTGCTGGAATCGATCCTGGGGCCGGTCTGGGTCTGGTTGGCGCTCGGGGAAGAGCCCGGGGCCAGTACCTTGCTGGGCGGGGCCATCGTCATATCAACACTCGTGGTCAATACTATCTGGGCGTTAAAGTTTCCGCGACTTGAGCCCGCCGCAATTTAA
- a CDS encoding helix-turn-helix domain-containing protein — protein sequence MTNQVANITRKRGRPPGPNSRAGDGKNQSLIRALTLLERLSETPWGLNLTDLSYQLGMPTATVHRLLNTFEEFNFVEQDAERGLWFVGLKAFTVGNAFLNRRDLVSSARPHMHALVDLCGETVNLGVIDDGEVVFISQVESREVMRMIASLGSRSPIHASGVGKALLANMTEQWVAGILQRRGLARYTDHTIDNPTQLREELKQVRKLGYALDDEEHAVGLRCVAAAIFDENGQPLAAISISGPKVRIMDGRLSELGHAVQQAADEITQALGGYRPA from the coding sequence ATGACAAACCAGGTTGCCAATATTACGCGCAAACGCGGCAGACCCCCGGGACCGAATAGTCGTGCCGGCGACGGCAAGAACCAGTCATTAATCCGGGCATTAACCTTGTTGGAACGTTTGTCCGAGACGCCTTGGGGATTGAATTTGACCGATCTGTCGTATCAGCTCGGTATGCCGACCGCGACCGTGCATCGCTTGCTCAACACCTTTGAGGAGTTCAATTTTGTCGAGCAGGACGCCGAGCGGGGTTTGTGGTTCGTGGGTTTGAAGGCGTTTACCGTCGGCAATGCATTTTTAAATCGACGTGACCTGGTATCCAGCGCCAGGCCGCACATGCATGCACTGGTCGATTTGTGCGGTGAAACAGTCAACCTGGGCGTGATCGATGATGGCGAAGTGGTATTTATCAGCCAGGTGGAATCGCGGGAAGTCATGCGCATGATCGCTAGTCTGGGCAGCCGGTCGCCCATTCACGCCTCGGGCGTTGGTAAGGCGCTGTTGGCGAACATGACGGAACAGTGGGTCGCGGGCATTTTGCAGCGTCGGGGCCTGGCACGCTATACCGATCACACGATTGATAATCCAACCCAGCTGCGTGAGGAACTCAAACAGGTAAGAAAACTGGGTTACGCACTGGATGACGAAGAACACGCGGTTGGTTTGCGCTGCGTGGCCGCGGCCATTTTTGATGAGAACGGCCAGCCACTCGCCGCGATTTCGATATCGGGACCAAAAGTGCGGATAATGGATGGCCGCCTGAGCGAACTCGGCCATGCAGTTCAGCAGGCAGCCGATGAAATTACCCAGGCACTGGGTGGTTATCGACCAGCCTGA
- a CDS encoding thiamine pyrophosphate-binding protein — MTTPDKFRSGAEVLIDALKINSVERIFCIPGESYLAALDALFDRSEISLIVCRNEGGAAYMAEAEGKLTGKPGICFVTRGPGATNASGGLHVAMQDSTPMILLVGQISRKDLDREAFQEIDYRRMFSEVAKWVAQIDDADRIPEYMNRAFSIATGGRPGPVVLALPEDMLTDQTEATDARPTQIVTTSPAAADISHMAELLESTAQPLVIVGGSGWSEDIRLQLQDFCTANNLPLVNSFRCQDFIDNQHPNYIGDLGIGVNPALVQRIKAADCLLVIGARLGEMTTGGFTLIDIPCPRQSMIHVHPGADELGHIYQPDLAINASAGPFVSAIADTRLKPANADTWREQVTQAHQNYLDWNRSISIDSKVQLSDIIHQIRDRTDNDAIICNGAGNNTSWLHRFFRYRQFRTQLAATSGTMGYGLPAAIAAKLRYPGRCVVAFTGDGDFMMNGQELATAMQYRANIIVIVVNNGIYATIRMHQEREYPGRVIGTDMVNPDFVALAKAYGAHGERVENTGEFEAAFERCLATDRPTLIEVMLDPGILTPTTTVDSLRAQAK, encoded by the coding sequence GTGACGACACCAGACAAGTTCCGCAGTGGAGCCGAAGTTTTGATCGACGCCTTGAAAATAAACTCGGTCGAGCGTATTTTCTGTATCCCCGGTGAAAGCTACCTGGCCGCGCTGGACGCGCTATTTGACCGCAGCGAAATTTCACTGATCGTGTGCCGCAACGAAGGTGGTGCGGCTTACATGGCCGAAGCCGAAGGCAAGCTCACGGGTAAACCCGGCATCTGTTTCGTGACGCGCGGGCCCGGCGCCACCAATGCCAGTGGCGGTCTGCATGTCGCCATGCAGGATTCAACCCCGATGATCCTGCTGGTGGGACAAATCTCACGCAAGGACCTGGACCGCGAGGCCTTTCAGGAAATCGATTACCGCCGGATGTTTTCCGAGGTGGCCAAGTGGGTCGCGCAAATCGACGACGCGGATCGCATCCCGGAGTATATGAATCGCGCCTTCAGCATCGCTACCGGTGGTCGCCCCGGCCCGGTCGTGCTGGCGTTGCCTGAAGATATGCTGACCGATCAAACCGAGGCCACGGATGCAAGACCCACGCAAATCGTCACAACCAGTCCCGCTGCGGCCGATATTTCGCATATGGCAGAGCTGCTGGAATCTACCGCACAACCGCTGGTCATTGTTGGTGGCAGTGGCTGGAGCGAGGATATACGCCTGCAGCTGCAGGATTTTTGCACAGCCAATAATCTTCCACTCGTCAACTCGTTTCGCTGCCAGGATTTTATCGACAACCAGCATCCAAATTATATTGGTGACCTCGGGATTGGCGTCAATCCGGCGCTGGTCCAGCGCATCAAGGCCGCTGATTGCCTGCTGGTTATCGGTGCCAGACTGGGCGAGATGACCACCGGTGGTTTTACATTAATCGATATTCCCTGCCCGCGGCAAAGCATGATTCATGTCCATCCGGGTGCCGATGAGCTCGGACATATCTACCAGCCCGACCTGGCGATTAATGCCAGCGCCGGCCCCTTTGTATCGGCTATAGCCGACACCAGGCTTAAACCGGCAAACGCCGATACCTGGCGGGAACAGGTTACGCAGGCGCACCAAAATTATCTCGACTGGAATCGCAGCATCAGCATCGACAGCAAGGTCCAGCTATCCGATATCATTCATCAGATTCGTGACCGCACCGACAACGACGCGATTATATGCAATGGTGCAGGCAACAATACCAGCTGGTTGCACCGGTTTTTTCGCTATCGGCAATTTCGCACCCAACTGGCAGCTACCAGCGGCACCATGGGCTATGGTCTGCCTGCTGCGATCGCGGCAAAATTGCGCTACCCCGGTCGTTGCGTGGTGGCCTTTACCGGCGATGGAGACTTCATGATGAACGGCCAGGAACTTGCCACCGCGATGCAGTACCGCGCCAATATCATCGTGATCGTCGTTAATAACGGCATCTACGCGACTATTCGCATGCACCAGGAGCGTGAATACCCGGGTCGCGTGATCGGCACCGACATGGTCAATCCCGATTTCGTTGCGCTGGCCAAGGCCTACGGCGCACATGGCGAGCGAGTCGAAAATACCGGTGAATTTGAAGCGGCCTTCGAACGCTGCCTGGCAACTGACAGACCGACCCTGATCGAGGTGATGCTCGACCCCGGTATCCTGACCCCGACTACGACCGTCGATAGTTTGCGTGCCCAGGCAAAGTGA
- a CDS encoding 2-dehydropantoate 2-reductase: MRIAVYGSGGVGAYFGGRLAQLGQDVVFIARNQNLSALRSSGLKVGSIAGDFSIDKINVTNNPAEVGIVDYVLCCVKAWQVPSAARAMKPMVGPDTLVIPLQNGVEAPEQLAGILDAENVLGGLCAIVAFQASAGHIKHSGGNPLIRFGHLDNRPDPRVNALSEIFNHCSGVKSSIPENIQVAMWQKFMLIAPWSGLGAVSRAPIGVLLDQPETRDLLTEAIEEVLRLGRAKGIDLPADSVDKTLATLGDIPPNSTTSMQRDLVAGRPSELDAQNGAVVRLAYEVDLDTPVNRFILYSLRSLELRARGALKFNRRSKHR, from the coding sequence ATGCGTATAGCGGTCTACGGCAGTGGCGGCGTAGGAGCATATTTCGGTGGAAGACTGGCCCAGCTGGGCCAGGATGTCGTCTTTATCGCGCGTAACCAAAATCTATCGGCGTTGCGCTCGAGCGGCCTCAAGGTCGGCAGCATCGCCGGTGATTTCAGCATCGACAAGATCAACGTTACCAATAATCCCGCAGAAGTCGGTATCGTCGATTACGTGCTGTGTTGCGTAAAGGCCTGGCAGGTACCATCAGCCGCGCGCGCGATGAAGCCCATGGTGGGCCCGGACACCCTGGTTATCCCGCTGCAAAACGGTGTCGAGGCACCCGAGCAGCTTGCCGGTATTCTCGATGCGGAAAACGTGCTGGGTGGGCTTTGCGCCATTGTCGCCTTCCAGGCGAGCGCCGGGCACATCAAGCATAGTGGTGGCAATCCCCTGATTCGTTTCGGCCACCTCGACAATCGGCCCGATCCCCGCGTTAACGCGTTATCCGAGATCTTCAATCATTGCAGCGGCGTCAAGTCGAGCATTCCCGAAAATATCCAGGTCGCGATGTGGCAGAAATTCATGTTGATAGCACCCTGGAGTGGCCTCGGTGCGGTGTCGCGAGCACCGATCGGTGTGCTACTCGACCAGCCGGAAACACGTGACCTGCTCACCGAAGCAATCGAAGAAGTGTTACGGCTCGGGCGTGCCAAGGGCATCGACCTGCCGGCAGACAGCGTTGACAAGACCCTCGCCACCCTGGGAGACATCCCGCCAAATTCGACTACATCGATGCAGCGCGACCTGGTTGCAGGCCGGCCGTCGGAGCTTGATGCTCAAAACGGAGCGGTGGTGCGCCTGGCCTACGAAGTCGATCTCGATACCCCGGTCAATCGTTTCATCCTTTACAGCCTGCGTTCACTTGAACTGCGCGCGCGCGGCGCTTTGAAATTCAACCGCCGCTCGAAACATCGCTGA
- the oadA gene encoding sodium-extruding oxaloacetate decarboxylase subunit alpha, with protein MSNPLLITDLVLRDASQSLLATRVRIEDMLPITEKLDRVGFWSLETWGGATFDACIRFLGEDPWERLRQLKAAMPNTPMQMLLRGQNALGYRHYADDVIEKFVERCAVNGMDVFRIFDAMNDMRNFETAVKATIAVGKHAQGALSYTLSPVHNVDLWVDMAKKLEDMGCHSICIKDMAGLLKPYTAEEMVTRIKESCEIPLAIHSHATTGLSTATLMKAIDAGVDIIDTSISSMSLTYCHSPTETFVAIMEDSERATGLDLDLLEEISLYFREVRKKYAKFEGALKGVDPRILTAQVPGGMLTNLEHQLRDQNASDKLDEVLKEIPTVRKDLGYVPLVTPTSQIVGTQSVINVLSGERYKSISKETAGVLRGEYGATAAPVNKELQARVLDGKEPITCRPADLIEPEIDKLSAELREIAKAENIKLAADEIDDVLIYALFQQVGINFLKNRGNPDAFEPAPGSEPVAAPAPAAIAAAPAPVADATTESYRVSVNGTQYDVVVGPGDGDISQVTPVATAAAAAPVATAAPVSAGGTEIRAPLAGSVIDILVAVGDTVNEGDPVILVEAMKMETEIRANASGKIVSIAIKKSDAIQADQSLMTIG; from the coding sequence ATGTCGAACCCACTATTGATTACCGACCTGGTATTACGCGATGCCTCGCAGTCGTTACTGGCCACGCGGGTGCGCATCGAAGACATGCTACCCATCACCGAGAAGCTCGACCGGGTTGGCTTCTGGTCGCTCGAAACCTGGGGGGGCGCAACCTTTGACGCCTGCATTCGCTTTCTCGGTGAAGACCCCTGGGAGCGCCTGCGGCAGCTCAAGGCCGCAATGCCCAACACGCCGATGCAAATGTTGCTGCGCGGACAGAACGCTCTGGGCTACCGTCACTACGCCGATGACGTGATCGAAAAATTTGTCGAGCGCTGTGCGGTAAATGGCATGGACGTATTCCGCATCTTCGATGCGATGAACGACATGCGTAATTTCGAAACCGCGGTCAAGGCAACTATCGCCGTCGGCAAGCACGCCCAGGGTGCACTGTCCTACACCTTGAGCCCGGTGCACAACGTCGATCTCTGGGTCGACATGGCGAAGAAGCTGGAAGACATGGGCTGTCATTCAATCTGCATCAAGGACATGGCTGGCCTGCTCAAGCCCTATACCGCCGAAGAAATGGTTACCCGTATCAAGGAGAGTTGCGAGATTCCGTTGGCTATACACAGCCACGCAACCACAGGCCTGTCGACTGCGACCCTGATGAAGGCGATCGATGCCGGCGTCGATATTATCGACACGTCAATCTCGTCGATGAGCCTGACCTACTGCCACTCACCCACCGAAACCTTTGTTGCGATCATGGAAGACAGCGAGCGCGCCACGGGACTCGATCTCGACCTGCTTGAAGAGATCTCGCTCTATTTCCGGGAGGTACGGAAAAAGTATGCAAAATTCGAAGGCGCATTAAAAGGCGTCGATCCACGCATTCTGACCGCGCAGGTTCCAGGCGGAATGCTGACCAATCTCGAGCATCAACTGCGCGATCAAAACGCCAGTGACAAGCTTGACGAAGTACTGAAGGAAATCCCGACGGTGCGTAAAGACCTGGGATACGTGCCACTGGTTACGCCGACTTCGCAAATTGTCGGTACTCAATCCGTGATCAACGTCCTCAGCGGCGAACGCTACAAGTCGATCAGCAAGGAAACCGCGGGCGTGCTGCGCGGGGAATATGGCGCTACCGCGGCGCCGGTAAACAAGGAACTGCAGGCGCGCGTACTCGATGGCAAGGAGCCGATAACCTGCCGACCTGCCGATTTAATCGAACCCGAGATAGATAAGCTCAGCGCGGAGCTACGCGAAATCGCCAAGGCCGAAAACATCAAGCTGGCCGCAGACGAAATTGATGATGTTTTAATTTACGCGCTGTTTCAGCAGGTTGGCATTAACTTCCTTAAAAATCGCGGCAATCCAGACGCCTTCGAGCCCGCACCGGGAAGCGAACCGGTGGCGGCACCGGCACCAGCCGCTATCGCGGCGGCGCCAGCGCCTGTCGCTGACGCAACAACCGAGAGTTACCGTGTCAGCGTAAACGGAACCCAGTACGACGTCGTCGTGGGCCCAGGAGATGGCGATATCAGCCAAGTCACCCCGGTCGCGACAGCCGCTGCCGCGGCTCCAGTGGCAACTGCAGCACCCGTCAGCGCGGGTGGAACCGAAATCAGGGCACCACTGGCCGGCAGCGTTATCGATATCCTGGTCGCGGTCGGGGACACCGTCAATGAAGGTGATCCGGTGATCCTCGTCGAAGCGATGAAAATGGAAACCGAGATTCGTGCCAACGCGAGCGGCAAGATTGTTTCGATCGCGATCAAGAAGAGTGATGCGATCCAGGCCGATCAATCCCTGATGACCATAGGCTAA
- a CDS encoding sodium ion-translocating decarboxylase subunit beta → MEQGLLQLWASTGLYNFTFGQVIMILVGGLLIFLAIHKGFEPLLLIPIGFGGILANIPVAAIAGPDGLLGILYQAGIETGVFPLLIFMGVGAMTDFGPLLARPSLMILGAAAQFGIFFTLFGAIAMNLIPGIEFSLADAAAIAIIGGADGPTAIYVGSRLAPDLLGAIAVAAYSYMALVPIIQPPIMKLLTTKEERKTRMTQLRKVSKLERILFPLILLLVTLLLLPSATPLVGMLCFGNLLKESGVVDRLSNTAQNELINIVTIFLGLSVGSKLAADKFLSAETLGILLLGMIAFSIGTAAGVIMGKIMYRVTGKAVNPLIGAAGVSAVPMAARVANKIGLQANPQNFLLMHAMGPNVAGVIGSAVAAGVLLAIVG, encoded by the coding sequence ATGGAGCAAGGCCTACTGCAACTCTGGGCTTCGACCGGGTTGTACAATTTCACCTTCGGCCAGGTGATCATGATCCTGGTGGGTGGTTTGCTCATCTTCCTCGCAATCCATAAGGGCTTCGAACCCCTGTTGCTGATTCCAATCGGCTTCGGTGGCATTCTCGCCAATATCCCGGTCGCCGCCATTGCTGGCCCCGACGGATTGCTCGGTATTCTTTACCAGGCAGGCATCGAGACCGGCGTGTTCCCCTTGCTGATTTTCATGGGTGTTGGCGCGATGACCGACTTCGGCCCGTTGCTGGCGAGACCCAGCCTGATGATACTGGGTGCCGCAGCGCAGTTTGGGATTTTCTTTACGCTGTTTGGCGCGATCGCGATGAACCTGATTCCGGGTATCGAGTTCAGCCTCGCCGACGCGGCCGCGATCGCAATTATTGGTGGCGCCGACGGACCGACCGCGATTTATGTCGGTTCGCGCCTGGCACCGGACCTGCTCGGCGCGATAGCGGTTGCGGCTTACTCCTACATGGCGCTGGTGCCGATCATACAGCCGCCGATCATGAAGTTGCTGACCACCAAGGAAGAACGCAAGACCAGAATGACGCAACTGCGCAAGGTTTCGAAACTGGAGCGGATTTTATTTCCCCTGATCCTGCTGCTGGTAACGCTGCTGCTGTTACCGTCGGCGACCCCACTGGTCGGGATGCTCTGCTTCGGTAACCTGCTCAAGGAAAGCGGCGTGGTCGATCGTTTGAGCAATACCGCGCAAAACGAGTTAATCAATATCGTGACTATATTCCTTGGGCTCTCGGTTGGCTCCAAGCTAGCTGCCGACAAGTTTTTAAGTGCCGAAACCCTCGGCATTCTGCTATTGGGCATGATCGCATTTTCAATTGGAACCGCGGCCGGTGTCATCATGGGTAAAATCATGTACCGGGTCACAGGCAAGGCGGTTAATCCCCTGATTGGCGCCGCCGGGGTTTCAGCGGTACCGATGGCAGCACGTGTCGCCAACAAGATCGGCTTGCAGGCAAACCCACAAAACTTTCTGTTAATGCACGCGATGGGCCCGAATGTGGCAGGGGTCATCGGCTCGGCCGTTGCGGCAGGCGTGTTGCTCGCGATTGTCGGCTGA
- a CDS encoding HDOD domain-containing protein gives MQSNTATLDHSALKRIRSLALFNDKQLDNLAARLELKTAQPKQRIIGLGDTGDYGLYLLSGEAISQDREGTRCKVVSESDGQLQPIAQIRPSLYDIETLSPVVYLEIPNELLTQMSLLEETASAGMEVDIIEQSEEANRLTISLCQDISSGSISLPTMPEVVHKIKQEFAGDDFDVAKITGLIQSDPSITAKLLKAANSPLYRGSEPIETLQQAILRMGMDVIRKQIMIYAASELFQSKSAGMRNRMQSLWKNSRKVSAFSRILAVRSGHFDPEMAQMAGLICDLGIVAILDYAQTHGDLYDDDEALDQTIRAMHSPINGMFLYQWKLGDDIVTVGEESRKWFRNHRDAADLCDLVLVARYYSLIGTRAQKGLPALAKMPAFLKLQLEFSAEDSASFVQESRTEVAAIESMLGSV, from the coding sequence ATGCAAAGCAATACTGCAACACTCGACCATTCGGCTCTGAAACGGATTCGAAGTCTGGCGCTATTCAACGATAAACAACTCGACAACCTGGCCGCCAGGCTTGAACTAAAAACTGCCCAGCCGAAGCAGCGCATCATCGGCTTGGGTGATACGGGCGACTACGGTCTGTACCTGTTGAGTGGCGAAGCAATCAGCCAGGACCGGGAAGGCACCCGGTGCAAGGTGGTATCCGAAAGCGATGGTCAGCTACAGCCGATCGCGCAGATTCGGCCGAGTCTTTATGATATCGAAACGCTTTCACCGGTTGTATATCTCGAGATTCCCAACGAACTGCTCACCCAGATGTCATTGCTCGAGGAAACCGCCAGCGCCGGCATGGAAGTCGATATCATAGAGCAATCGGAAGAAGCGAATCGTCTTACCATCAGCCTGTGCCAGGATATCAGCAGCGGCAGCATTTCACTGCCGACGATGCCAGAAGTGGTTCACAAGATCAAGCAGGAATTTGCCGGCGATGACTTTGATGTAGCTAAGATAACGGGGCTGATCCAGTCTGATCCGTCGATAACAGCCAAGCTGCTGAAAGCGGCCAACAGCCCGCTGTATCGAGGTAGCGAACCTATCGAGACCTTGCAGCAAGCCATCCTGCGCATGGGAATGGACGTGATTCGAAAGCAGATCATGATTTACGCGGCGTCGGAACTGTTCCAGTCAAAATCAGCAGGCATGAGAAACCGAATGCAGTCACTATGGAAAAACAGTCGTAAAGTCTCTGCATTCAGCCGTATTCTTGCAGTCAGGTCGGGACATTTCGATCCTGAAATGGCCCAGATGGCGGGATTGATATGCGACCTCGGGATAGTCGCAATACTGGATTATGCGCAAACGCATGGCGATCTCTACGACGATGATGAGGCCCTCGACCAGACCATCCGCGCGATGCATTCCCCTATCAATGGCATGTTCCTTTACCAGTGGAAGTTGGGTGACGATATCGTCACCGTTGGCGAGGAATCCCGTAAATGGTTTCGAAACCATCGCGACGCCGCCGACCTTTGTGACCTCGTGCTTGTTGCTCGCTATTACAGTCTCATCGGTACCCGTGCCCAGAAAGGTCTGCCGGCGCTTGCAAAGATGCCGGCATTTTTAAAACTGCAGCTGGAATTCAGCGCCGAGGACAGTGCCAGCTTTGTCCAGGAGTCCCGAACTGAAGTCGCCGCCATCGAAAGCATGCTTGGATCGGTTTGA